The Cutaneotrichosporon cavernicola HIS019 DNA, chromosome: 3 region GATCATGCAATTACCTTGACCTGGTGAATGGTTCATCGGTTCGCTTCCCTTCGTACAGATCTAGGATACAGCACGAATCAACAACGCCAGCTGCCATTCAGGTACGGTATCGATTCAACTTGACTTGCTGAATGTTGCCTGGCGCGTACGACACCCCAGACGCGTCTGGTGACCTGCCCACCTCGCAAGACTTTGCCTGACGAGCCGTTTCAAAGATACACTTGCCTGACGAGTGTCTCAAAGATACACTGGTTCCGTCGGGTGTGAGGACGGCAGAGAAACAAGGTTAAAACTGTCCCTGTCCACGACGCGTACTCGCACTAAGCATACACAGACACATACAACATGCTCACATCATGTTGTCTGTTCAAGTCGATGAGAACATGCAAACAGCATGAGGATGATCTAGGCCTTTCAAGTCAAGGTATTCAGTGATCGACACAGAATGTGTGGCAGTTTGATTAGACGTTTGCTGTGCACTTTGTTTCATTTTGCTTGGCAAGATATGACATGACATGGCATAGCCTCATGACCACCCAAGGCACAAAAGCGGTGACAACGGAATCAAAACGCTCTGGCCTCTGCCTCATTCACGCGTCACCCATATACGCGATGTCACCTGTCAACTTACCCATCGCTTACTCTTCACTACTCTCATCTCTCACATCTCCATCTTCATCCACTTGCTCAACTACAACCACACACCCTCAAACTCCACCATGTACGGAGGCGGATACGACAATAACCAGTACGCATCAGGCTTTCAGCCGAACAACGGCTACCAGAACCCTCCCCCGCCACCACAGTTCTCAGACAATCGCGCCTTCGGAGGTTAcccaggcgcaggcggtgGCTACCCGGGCGCAGCCCCCCAGCACCAGCAACAGTATGGACAGCCACAGTACGGCGGTGGCGGTAGCGGCTTCCAACCGCAGGGAGGCTACAACCAGGGCGGATACCAGCAACAGGGAGGCTACCAGCACCAGGGAGGCTACCAGCCCCAGAGCTacgcaccaccacccccgccccagcagcagcagtacAACTCGTACCAGCCGCCGATGAGCCagcctcccccgccccaAAACTACCACCAGAACGGGGACCGATACCAGCCGCAGAGTACGGGTCAGTACGGCTCATACATGCCGCCATCTGgcccccctcccccgccgccgaccgGTGCGCAGCACTACGGACCCCAGTTCCAGGGCCAAGGCGGGAAGCAGCAGCCGTTCTTCCAGTACTCGAACTGTTCCGGTAAGCGCAAGGCGTTGCTCATCGGCATCAACTACTTTGGGCAGCAGGGCCAGCTGCGCGGATGCATCAACGACGTGCAGAATGTCCAACAGTTCCTCATGTCACGGTACGGCTACAGATCCGAGGATATGGTCATCCtcaccgacgacgccaagaaTCCCCGCCAGATTCCAACGCGGCAAAACATTATCCAGGCAATGCAGTGGCTTGTGCGCGACGCGAGGCCAAATGACGCCCTCTTCTTCCACTAGTACGTCGCGGGTTTGGGGTTGTGCTGACTCATCAGCTCCGGACACGGTGGCCAGGTCAAGGACACGAgcggcgatgaggacgacgggTACGACGAGTGCATCTACCCTGTCGACTTTAAGCGCGCGGGTCacatcgtcgacgacgacatgcaCGCCCTTATGGTCCGCCCTCTACCGGCTGGTGCGCGCCTCACGGCGATCTTTGACTCGTGTCACTCGGCcaccgcgctcgacctTCCCTACGTCTACTCGACTGagggcaaggtcaaggagccaaacctcctcgccgaggccggtCAGGGCCTGCTCGGTGCAGCGGGGTCGTACCTCAAGGGCGACCTGGGCGGGATGGTATCGGGCGTGTTTGGCGTCGGCAAGCAGCTCATGGGCGGTAACAAAGGTGCAGTGGAGCAGACACGCCAGACGCGCACATCCCCAGCCGACGTCATCATGTGGTCGGGCTGCAAGGACTCGCAGACGTCGGCTGACacgagcgaggcgggcaAGGCAACCGGTGCCATGTCTCATGTGAGTGTTCTAGAGGATGAGTGGGGACTTGGGCTAACCCACAGGCGTTCATCGCGGCCATGACCAAGAACCCGCAGCAGTCGTATGTCGGCCTTTTACGCTCGATCCGCGACGAACTCCGCGGCCGCTACGACCAGAAACCCCAGCTCTCGTCTTCTCACCGTAAGTCCAGCGCCACCGGCTATTGTTGACAGCAGCTATTGACACCAACCTCCTGTTTATCTGCTAAGCGCTCCTTGTAACTAGTTGTGGCCGACGATGCAACCGAGACCTGCACGCAAGATTCTCGAGATCTCAATAACGGACCGTGCCCTCGCTTACGGAAGAAATGTTGGCAGTAGTGCGCAGGtgatgggagatgggaaTCGGATGAGCACAGCGGGCACTGCTTGTGGCCGGATCATTGCCATTTGCCAAACAATCCCAGCGCGATCGGCCGGCAAGCAGCAACCCAGAGTAGCTTACTTATGCTTATGGCCGCACGCGGTCTGAGAGTATAACCCTCGCATCACAGAAGACGAAGATGGGATATCAGTGCTGACTGTGATTCGCCAATCGCGTGGGGTTCAACTACGCGCCTCATTGTCATCTATGCGCGCGATGGGCACGGTGTGGGTTGGGCAACGCAAGGTCCGCTGTCCCACATGGTACATGGAACCGGGATGCGATTGTGCTCTGGGGTCTATCGTCCATTCGAAACCATTCCACCCACTGACCTTGTATCTTGTGCCTCCTTCCTTCTGCCATCTCGTTATCCTCTGCCTACTATCTCATCTCACGTCTCCGCACTGACCAAGCAACAGGAACCGATCACATAAagccaagcccaagccaTGCCTGGTCAATCCACAAATAACCCTCGCCACTTGGCACACCATATAACAGTCTCTACTCCATCCCCTCTGACAACAACACAGGACAATGGACGAGAAAAAGTACGATGCCGACACGGCCGTCacccccgccgccgaggccggcaAGAACGTCCACTCCTCGCAGGTGTACGGCGACGATATCCAGAAAGGTCTTAAACGCGGTCTCAAGCCGCGCCATATTTCAGTGAGTAGGGGGTGTCCACGTGAAACGCACCCCTCCCTGCCAAATGCTCCGCCACGCGCTCCGCCACTCGCTCCGCCACGCGCTCCGCTCACACagctcctcaccctcggcggcaTTATCGGCACAggcctcttcctcggtACGGGTAacgcgctcgtcaaggGTGGCCCGGTTGGTCTTTTCCTCGGATATGCGATTTACGGCTGTGTTCTTATTTGGTGAGTTGCAGCTCATGAGGCAGAGAccagcctcggcctcgtaAGACCAGCTCCGCTGAACCGGTTGTTCTCTCGCGGCTCTCTTGGCACTCGCGGCTCTCTTGCCACTCGCTCCGCTCGCACAGctcacactcacaccagcaTCATGCAAGGTATCGGCGAGATGACAGCTTACCTCCCTGTCCCAGGTGGACACATGACTTATGCCGGGCGATTCGTCGACCCTGCGCTCTCGTGGGCCATCAACTGGTCCTACGCTATCCAGTGGATGCTAGTGTGCCCTGCAGAGTGAGTTGCGAGCGAGGTCAGGCGGgcttcctctcccctccctcccctccctcccctccctcccctccctcccctccctcccctccctcctcacccctccctcccctccctcctctcccctccctcccctctctctgGCGGCCCGGCTCCCTGGCTCCGCCCGCTTTCGCTCGCCGCTCATACCAgactcgtcgccgtcgccgtcctcatGAACTACTGGGTCCCCGACACAAAGATCAACAACGCGGTCTGGATCAccatcgccctcgtcatcatcgtcatccTCAACTGCTTCCCGGCATCCGTGTACGGCGAGACCGAGTTTATCTTTTCGTCTATTAAGATTATCACGATTGTGGGGCTTATCAGTGAGTCTTGCCCTGCtacctcctccctccctcccccccccccccccctcgCTCACGTTCACAGTCTGTGGCATCGCAATCAACTGCGGTGCCAACGACAAGCACGACTACATCGGCTTCCGGTACTGGAAGAACCCGGCCCCCTTCGGCGTCAAGTACCTTGGTCTTAGTGGATCGACCGGCCGTTTCCTCGGCTTCTGGGCTGTGCTCACCCAGGCTGCGTTCTCGTGAGTGCGGGGTAGGGGGTAGGCTCTCTGGTCCCCCGTGTCCAACCCTCGCCTCTTCCCACCTGCCCTCTGGCTCGTGCTAACCCCAGCTACTTTGgagccgaggtcgtcgcggtcgccgccgccgagtcCAAGAACCCCGGCCGCTCGATCCCTCGCTCCATTCGCCAGGTCTACATCCGTATCTTCATCTTCTATGTCCTCGGCACCTTCATCATCGGCCTCAACTGTCCCTCCAACGACCCCCGTCTCGGCACGTCCAGCGAcgcgtccgcctcccccttcgtcatcgccatctcgcGTGCCGGCATCAAGGTGCTTCCCCACATTATTAGTGAGTCCTCCACTGCTTCCAAGCCATACACCAACCTCTCTCACCCTCGCTTCACTCGCGGGTCGCACGCTCACACCCAGACGGCTGtctcatctcctcggcctggtccgccgccaacgccgacgtcTACATCGCCAGTCGctccctcttctccctcgccaaccAGGGCTACCTCCCCAAGTGGTTCATGTTCACTCTCCCCAACGGCACCCCCATCATCGCGTCCATgaccgccgcctcgtcgggTCTTCTCGCCTACATGGCCGTCAACTCTAACGCGAACAAGGTTTTCAACTGGTAAGCAACTCGGTACCCCAACATCTGACTCCAGGTTCGTCTCGCTCATCTCGGTCACCGGCATCATGATCTACATCGGCATTGCATGGACATACATCCGTTTCCGTGCTGCTGTCGACGCACAGGGAGTCGACCGCTCCCAATTCGCCTTCCGCAGCTCCTTCGCCCGCGTCGGTGCATGGGTCTGCATCTTCGCCCTCCCTAGTAAGCCCCCTCCTTTACTCTACTGATATAGTCATTGCCTTGTTCTCTGCCTGGCAGGTGTTCATGGACACCAAGCACTTTGACAAGGCGAACTTTATCACAAACTACCTTCCCGCTGTCCTCGTGCCCGGCGCATACGTTGCCCGCAAATTGTACGCCAAGACCAAGATCGTGCCCCTCTTGGAGATTGACTGTGCGTTGATGGGAGGACTAGCTGACACACAGTGGCGACTGGCGCGCGTaccaaggccgacgtcctcgaggagctggacgaggcgcCCAAGGGTATCGGCGGGTACATCCACCGTTTCCTGTTCTAGTTGCCTGCTATAATTTACGCTGCTAATGAATGAATGAATGGTTAATGTGTAGAGGATTGACCAGGATATGTGCCACACATTGGAGCTACgagaggtggagagtgGGCCGAGGCTGCCACAGGACAAGTTGTGCTAGTCTACCCCCGCCAGTGCTCTACCGTAGGTTGGTTTAGCCATCCCAGGTCTTCTACTCTGCCCTCAGCTTTCCCAGATGCTGTATCTGGCTCCCGTTCTGCCGAAGAAATCGTCACAGTTCGCGTGTATAGTGTAGGTGGTTATCACTGTTCGTTGTGGAGTGTATTCGCATCTGAGCCAACCGCTGTTCGACTCAGCGTGCGCGCAACCATTGCTTTTTAGTGCTTCCCAAGACAGCCCCGACGCAATGTCGCGGTGGCAGGTGCTGATGGAAGTGCGCCGTGAAACACACAATCTCCCTCAACATAGGCAGTCTGTCCCAAAGCTAGTAGATGGGCGAGGTGATATACCAACTGCTCCGGAGCGACTGCCAGCCGTGAGGCCTAATGACCCACTGGTCAGTGGTCAGCTCAACCAGTATAGCCTCGGGTCGTCGGCGGACTTGCTCGTCTGGACGGACGAGCTGTACGGATATGCAGAGAGTGCCGGCTTTCTGCGGAGAATGCCGATGGGGTACTGCTAACTCGGTGGGCATCGATCGGGAGCACCGAGGACACCGTTCCCGCAACGTcactccatctctcccCGCACGCAGACCGCTACGCTCGCCACCAGAGCGGTGTCCCTCGTCACCTATCGCATATCGCCTACCTCGCCTCCTCTCACTCAAAATACATTCCAACATACATACAGATACCTCACCATGCCATGACGCCGTTCCTACGCGGCTCTGCTGCAGCAAACTATATGACGCGCTGACACGCCCGGCTGTACATTTGCCCATTCCCCACCAACAATCATCATGAAGGACGTCCCGCACGCCCAGGCATACACAGTCCCCGCCGTCCACGCGCACCCGCTCGACCCCCTTTCGCcggtcgagctcgagcgtgCGTGCGGTAtcgtcaaggccaaccGCCCTACGCAGCGGTTGTTCATCAAGTCGTgccagctgcgcgagcCAGTGCGTGTCACTCTTAGGCCCTGTCCTAACCACAGCCTAaagccgagctcgtgccCTACCTCAACGCCGAGCGGGCCGGCACACCTCTTCCCCCACCCGCGCGCCAAGCCGACGTCCTCTtcttcgacctcgccgaccgctCCCTCACTGAGAGCATCATCAACCTGGACACCGGCTCTGAGACCTCGGAAGTAGTCGAGGGCCACCATGCCGCGCACTCAAAGGACGAGATCATGGAAGCCCGCGAGCAGCTGTTCAAGGATCCCACCTTCCTGGAGACCGtggccaagctcaacctccctcCCGTTGACGTGGTTGTCGCCCCATGGCCCGTTGGGGCGGACAACACCTCCCCGCAGCCCCGCCGTATCGCGTGGATCCTCTACTGCCGCGGCCCCTCCAACCACCCCGATAGCAACCAGTACGCgttccctcttccccccgTAATCTTTTGGAACGTGTGGGacaagcgcgtcgacagcgTTGAGTGGTGCTACACCGGCGGCGAAGGGGACGCCATGGTCCACAAGCCTCTTACTGGCAAGAGCGTGATTGAGGGCATGCAGCCGGGCGAGTACCTTCCTGAACTGAATGGTCTTCCCAggcgcgagctcaagccGCTGCACGTCACCCAGCCTCAAGGAGTCTCATTCTCTGTGAATGGCAACTTGTTGGAATGGCAGAAATGGCGCTTCCGCATCGGTTTCAATGCCCGCGAAGGGCCGGTGTTGCACGACGTGACATACGACGGACGGCGCGTGTTCTACCGCCTCTCCCTGTCCGAGATGCACGTACCCTACGGTGACCCCCGCCCGCCCCTGCACTTGAAGCAAGTCTTTGACTTTGGTGATGTCGGCCTTGGTAGGGCGGCAAACAGCCTCGAGAACGGATGCGACTGCCTCGGCAGCATGCGATACTTTTCCTGGGCCGATGTCAACTCGGCCGGACGTGCGTTCACGGCCAAGAACGTCGTCTGCTGTCACGAGCAGGATAACGGCATCCTGTGGAAGCACACTAACTCTCCTACCGGACGGGCGACGGTTGTtcgccagcgcctcctcgtcctccagaCCATCATCACGGTTGGTAACTACGACTACATCTTTGCGTGGCAGTTTGACCAGGCCGGCGGTATCCACCTCGAGACTCGCGCGACGGGGATTCTCAGCACCTCCCCAATTGATATGGGCAAGACGTCGCCTTATGGCACGGTCGTGAGCCCTGGCGTCCTTGGCACGAGTCACCAGCACTTTATCTCGGTTCGCATTGGTATGTATAGTAGAGAGAGTTAAGCTAACGCTAGATCCGTccatcgacggcgacgccaaCACCATCACCCAAGACGACGTTGTGGCTGACCCCTGGGGTCCAGAGAACCCGCACGGCGTCGGATTCCGTGTCTCTTCCACCCCGATCGCTCAGTCGGGATGGGCAGACGCCGCACCCGACCAGAACCGGGTGTTCAAGATCCAGAACCGCTCCGTCATCAACCCCATCACCATGACGCCGGTCGGATACAAGCTCGTTCCGCTTCCCAGCCAAATGCGTCTCTCGCAACCAGACGCGATGATCACCTCCCGGGCGCCCTTCACCCAGCACCACGTCTGGGTCACCTCCTACAAGGATGGAGAGCTGTACGCGGCCGGCAAGTATACGAACCAGTCCAACGGCAAGGCAGGGGGTTTGGAGACGATGGTGGCCAGGAAGGATAACACGTTGGACACGGATGTTGTTCTCTGGCACACGTTTGCACTCACCCACATCCCACGGATTGAGGATTTCCCCGTCATGCCCGTTGAGACGCATACGGTTTCGCTCAAGCCGAACAACTTTTTCACAAGCAATCCCGCGCTCGATGTGCCACTGTCGACACAGGCGTTCAACAAGTCGACGTTGGCCGAGTGCAGCGGCTGCCCGGCCAAGCTTTAGTCATGTAGTCATGTACAGTATGCATTAGTGCGTAGTCATGTACAGTATGCATTAGTGCGCCCAGCCAACCGTAGAGGCGTTAAGACAAGACTGGGCGCCTGGACCTCTGGAACACGTAGAGGGATATCAAGGGGGATCTGTTCCTTCTCTATCTTCTAACATGTCCCAAAGGAAGGTATGGTGCGTCTGTCGTGTCCAGACTACGCCATCTTTGCAATTCTTTTTCTTCTTCTCtacctcctcatctccaactcttcccccctctctcttccctttcatccctcatccctcagCAGGCGCACACGACCCACCTGCCTCCCAGAAAAACCAATGTATatcctcgccttcctcctcgtctcgtGTGTCCTCGCACAACGGCCCAGCCAAGCCGCCTCAACGGGGATTGGAGCACCCAAATCCGATACGCAGACACTCACGACCACGGTCACCGTCACCCAGGTTGTGATGGCTTCCTT contains the following coding sequences:
- a CDS encoding uncharacterized protein (Copper amine oxidase), translated to MKDVPHAQAYTVPAVHAHPLDPLSPVELERACGIVKANRPTQRLFIKSCQLREPPKAELVPYLNAERAGTPLPPPARQADVLFFDLADRSLTESIINLDTGSETSEVVEGHHAAHSKDEIMEAREQLFKDPTFLETVAKLNLPPVDVVVAPWPVGADNTSPQPRRIAWILYCRGPSNHPDSNQYAFPLPPVIFWNVWDKRVDSVEWCYTGGEGDAMVHKPLTGKSVIEGMQPGEYLPELNGLPRRELKPLHVTQPQGVSFSVNGNLLEWQKWRFRIGFNAREGPVLHDVTYDGRRVFYRLSLSEMHVPYGDPRPPLHLKQVFDFGDVGLGRAANSLENGCDCLGSMRYFSWADVNSAGRAFTAKNVVCCHEQDNGILWKHTNSPTGRATVVRQRLLVLQTIITVGNYDYIFAWQFDQAGGIHLETRATGILSTSPIDMGKTSPYGTVVSPGVLGTSHQHFISVRIDPSIDGDANTITQDDVVADPWGPENPHGVGFRVSSTPIAQSGWADAAPDQNRVFKIQNRSVINPITMTPVGYKLVPLPSQMRLSQPDAMITSRAPFTQHHVWVTSYKDGELYAAGKYTNQSNGKAGGLETMVARKDNTLDTDVVLWHTFALTHIPRIEDFPVMPVETHTVSLKPNNFFTSNPALDVPLSTQAFNKSTLAECSGCPAKL
- a CDS encoding uncharacterized protein (amino acid) gives rise to the protein MDEKKYDADTAVTPAAEAGKNVHSSQVYGDDIQKGLKRGLKPRHISLLTLGGIIGTGLFLGTGNALVKGGPVGLFLGYAIYGCVLICIMQGIGEMTAYLPVPGGHMTYAGRFVDPALSWAINWSYAIQWMLVCPAELVAVAVLMNYWVPDTKINNAVWITIALVIIVILNCFPASVYGETEFIFSSIKIITIVGLIICGIAINCGANDKHDYIGFRYWKNPAPFGVKYLGLSGSTGRFLGFWAVLTQAAFSYFGAEVVAVAAAESKNPGRSIPRSIRQVYIRIFIFYVLGTFIIGLNCPSNDPRLGTSSDASASPFVIAISRAGIKVLPHIINGCLISSAWSAANADVYIASRSLFSLANQGYLPKWFMFTLPNGTPIIASMTAASSGLLAYMAVNSNANKVFNWFVSLISVTGIMIYIGIAWTYIRFRAAVDAQGVDRSQFAFRSSFARVGAWVCIFALPIIALFSAWQVFMDTKHFDKANFITNYLPAVLVPGAYVARKLYAKTKIVPLLEIDLATGARTKADVLEELDEAPKGIGGYIHRFLF
- the MCA1 gene encoding uncharacterized protein (Caspase domain); this encodes MYGGGYDNNQYASGFQPNNGYQNPPPPPQFSDNRAFGGYPGAGGGYPGAAPQHQQQYGQPQYGGGGSGFQPQGGYNQGGYQQQGGYQHQGGYQPQSYAPPPPPQQQQYNSYQPPMSQPPPPQNYHQNGDRYQPQSTGQYGSYMPPSGPPPPPPTGAQHYGPQFQGQGGKQQPFFQYSNCSGKRKALLIGINYFGQQGQLRGCINDVQNVQQFLMSRYGYRSEDMVILTDDAKNPRQIPTRQNIIQAMQWLVRDARPNDALFFHYSGHGGQVKDTSGDEDDGYDECIYPVDFKRAGHIVDDDMHALMVRPLPAGARLTAIFDSCHSATALDLPYVYSTEGKVKEPNLLAEAGQGLLGAAGSYLKGDLGGMVSGVFGVGKQLMGGNKGAVEQTRQTRTSPADVIMWSGCKDSQTSADTSEAGKATGAMSHAFIAAMTKNPQQSYVGLLRSIRDELRGRYDQKPQLSSSHPIDTNLLFIC